From one Psilocybe cubensis strain MGC-MH-2018 chromosome 13, whole genome shotgun sequence genomic stretch:
- a CDS encoding Protein-S-isoprenylcysteine O-methyltransferase B yields the protein MSIAKIPLICILTFTFNAMFTAPNPAPAKEDLVASSKIDWIAGRNFIVEMSRLAQTVLGAVEIISIIANAYPSSPLSQQILYLCYFHKRNPSNLKLYPLSYLAAFLWICGYLMRMHTYQDLGRFFRYDISIQKDHELVTTGLYAYVRHPSYSGIVLADLGWGLWYGTKGSWIRESALLDSAGGRIALATFVIFFVIPIPAMTLSRMPNEDRALKKRFGKKWDEWASKVPYRLIPGIY from the exons ATGTCGATTGCCAAGATCCCTCTCATCTGCATCTTAACATTTACTTTCAATGCTATGTTTACCGCTCCAAACCCTGCACCTGCAAAGGAAGATTTGGTAGCTAGCTCCAAAATTGATTGGATAGCCGGCAGGAATTTCATAGTTGAGATGTCAAGG CTTGCACAGACAGTTCTCGGTGCTGTTGAGATTATCTCAATAATCGCCAATGCATATCCCTCGTCGCCTTTGTCACAGCAGATACTATACCTCTGCTATTTCCACAAAAGAAACCCCAGCAACCTCAAGCTCTACCCGTTGAGCTACCTCGCGGCGTTCCTTTGGATATGCGGATATTTAATGAGGATGCACACCTACCAGGATCTAGGCCGTTTCTTCCGCTATGACATCAGTATTCAAAAAGACCATGAACTCGTAACAACAGGTCTTTACGCTTATGTCCGACATCCCAGCTACAGCGGTATCGTGCTAGCCGACCTTGGATGGGGCTTGTGGTATGGGACGAAAGGATCCTGGATCAGGGAGTCTGCGCTTCTGGACTCCGCGGGAGGACGCATTGCCCTCGCCACATTTGTCATATTTTTTGTTATCCCAATTCCCGCCATGACGCTTTCAAGGATGCCAAATGAAGATAGGGCGTTGAAGAAGAGATTTGGAAAGAAATGGGATGAATGGGCAAGCAAAGTGCCTTATCGGCTGATACCAGGAATATACTAA
- a CDS encoding Aquaglycerol porin AQY3 produces the protein MLSSDIDISKSEFESKTFKYEPENSMPAVSVTGIRTSKPTTTSRSRGALSMLSRIRNALREPMAEFLAVAIFVIFGAGADAQVGVSADTRVVASRKGEYISTNFGWGIGLAMAVWISGGISGGHVNPSITLALAARRRFPWRKVPMYILAQTMGALVGAALVYAQYARAIDIVEGGRGVRTLATAGFFSSFALDYMSSASCFFSEFLGTAVLAFTIIATTDKKNSAAPPRGLLPLVLFLTLLGLGAALGMQTGSILGAQAAAALYDITLQEWEYDLSGGDGVGRYASGPGASLPAPVSAAVIVARGLRRTVTNKSHPATKFISVVRGTADSIRGGLEVMTLEAVVEQLKRRT, from the exons ATGCTCTCCTCTGACATTGATATCTCCAAGTCTGAATTTGAATCGAAGACTTTCAAGTACGAACCCGAAAATTCGATGCCTGCTGTCAGTGTCACTGGTATCCGCACGAGTAAacctaccaccaccagccGTAGCCGGGGCGCGTTGTCAATGCTTTCGAGGATACG AAACGCACTCCGTGAGCCGATGGCAGAGTTCCTTGCAGTCGCCATATTCGTAATTTTCGGAGCGGGCGCGGACGCGCAGGTCGGGGTGTCGGCTGATACCAGGGTCGTAGCTTCTAGGAAAGGG GAATATATATCGACGAATTTTGGATGGGGGATCG GGCTGGCGATGGCTGTTTGGATCAGCGGCGGGATCTCAGGCGGGCATGTTAACCCATCG ATTACTCTAGCTCTAGCAGCCAGACGCAGATTCCCATGGCGTAAAGTTCCAA TGTACATCCTCGCGCAGACTATGGGCGCGCTCGTGGGCGCAGCACTGGTGTACGCGCAGTACGCGCGCGCGATTGATATTGTTGAGGGCGGGCGCGGTGTGAGAACGTTAGCGACCGCTGGATTTTTCTCGAGTTTCGCG CTAGACTACATGTCATCCGCATCATGCTTCTTCTCCGAGTTTCTCGGTACAGCCGTGTTAGCGTTCACAATCATAGCTACGACAGACAAAAAGAACAGCGCCGCGCCCCCGCGCGGTCTTCTCCCCCTCGTGCTCTTTCTCACGCTACTTGGGCTTGGGGCGGCGTTGGGTATGCAGACAG GGTCCATCCTTGGCGCACAGGCCGCAGCCGCTTTGTACGACATCACTTTGCAGGAGTGGGAGTACGACTTGAGCGGCGGAGATGGGGTAGGGAGGTATGCATCTGGACCGGGGGCGTCGTTGCCAGCGCCAGTGTCAGCTGCTGTGA TAGTAGCAAGAGGATTGCGACGGACTGTCACCAATAAGAGTCATCCGGCGACCAAGTTCATTTCTGTCGTTCGCGGGACAGCAGATTCGATTCGAGGTGGACTG GAAGTTATGACACTGGAAGCGGTGGTGGAGCaattgaagaggaggacaTAG